One window of Caldicoprobacter guelmensis genomic DNA carries:
- a CDS encoding carbohydrate ABC transporter permease, with translation MNKDKLFHIVIYILLFLIAMTMIIPLLNIVALSLTKPEGALEFKGWEIIPKGFSLINYKVILSNVMVLKSIFNSLFITGMGTLINILMTTMAAYALTRPSLIGKRFFMTLLIIVMVFEPGLIPEYLVIKKIGLIDNYWSVILYKAVNVYYLIIIMRFFDEIPKSLIEAAEIDGAGHMRILFKVVLPVAKAAIATIGLFYAVYHWNEYFRASIYLNSQSKWPLQVVLRQFVVLDDTTSMIGVNNLLSYSDIARLNYKALQATTIIIAVIPILLLYPLILKYYTKGTLEGGVKD, from the coding sequence ATGAATAAAGATAAGTTGTTTCATATCGTAATATATATATTGCTTTTTTTGATTGCAATGACAATGATTATTCCTTTGTTGAATATAGTAGCATTATCATTAACGAAACCGGAAGGTGCTTTGGAATTCAAGGGATGGGAAATAATTCCCAAAGGATTTTCTTTAATTAACTATAAAGTTATTCTTTCAAATGTTATGGTATTGAAAAGTATATTTAATTCTTTATTTATTACAGGTATGGGTACGTTAATAAACATATTAATGACAACCATGGCAGCATATGCTCTTACCCGACCTTCCTTAATTGGTAAACGGTTTTTTATGACTTTATTAATTATTGTAATGGTTTTTGAACCTGGATTAATACCTGAATATTTAGTAATAAAGAAGATAGGTCTTATTGACAATTATTGGTCTGTGATTTTATATAAAGCCGTAAATGTTTATTATCTTATCATTATTATGAGGTTCTTTGATGAAATACCAAAATCATTAATTGAGGCTGCTGAAATTGATGGAGCAGGACATATGAGAATACTTTTTAAAGTGGTTTTACCTGTGGCTAAGGCAGCTATAGCTACTATTGGTTTGTTTTATGCTGTTTATCATTGGAATGAATATTTTCGAGCATCAATTTATCTTAATAGCCAAAGTAAATGGCCACTGCAGGTAGTGTTAAGGCAGTTTGTGGTTTTAGATGATACTACAAGTATGATAGGAGTAAACAATCTATTATCATACAGTGATATAGCACGATTAAATTATAAAGCTCTACAGGCCACAACAATTATTATTGCAGTTATACCAATTTTACTTCTTTATCCTTTAATTCTAAAGTATTATACTAAGGGTACCCTGGAAGGAGGAGTTAAAGATTAA
- a CDS encoding extracellular solute-binding protein: MMKKFLVSLLILVLIFSVVGCKGSNNTAKSTTDSVKDTGNTNSNNNNTENGNAGSKEPVKLRIVMKDADPSDPVAVKFFENLEKALAEEGFNYKFELVQMPAGNYAEKLNLMLLSGNVPDIIYFQGGDKQIADQGLLENLLPYVENSKYIKRILYPHNIKRLQNYPYLLWIKPVSSKVPVVRSDWFEKMESSKQLMDNPTIDNYYTFLRELKEKDFDGKGNPVYGVTVAGNIIELDEVFDQAFGNTATWIKDNSGKYIYKRVSQNEKEKLAFYRKLYEEKILDPEYLTKQWDTKEQAFYSNTVGMIIGTAGKVIDIYEGKMKKANGDNVSLVVLPPAKGKAQGYLPIDVNKETRGFAISALSKYKNEAFQVFEFLATPKGQLLDRLGFENEHYIIKDNKIYLTEKSQEWFSRFWEPLELNVGMEVATPLLSKPAEESLNLANKYYTEDVNFLIPADFTAKWDAMENLYKEFSADIITGKRSIDDFDAFVQEWYKAGGNEVTQYANEVLK, from the coding sequence ATGATGAAAAAGTTTTTAGTATCATTGTTAATCTTAGTGTTAATATTTTCTGTTGTGGGATGTAAGGGGAGTAACAATACTGCTAAAAGCACTACAGATAGTGTTAAAGATACTGGAAATACCAATAGCAATAATAACAATACAGAAAATGGTAATGCAGGTTCAAAAGAACCAGTAAAGTTAAGAATTGTAATGAAAGATGCAGATCCTTCTGATCCTGTGGCGGTAAAATTTTTTGAAAATCTCGAAAAAGCTCTTGCGGAAGAAGGATTTAATTATAAGTTTGAATTAGTACAGATGCCTGCAGGTAATTATGCAGAAAAGTTAAATTTGATGCTTCTTAGTGGAAATGTACCTGATATTATATATTTTCAAGGAGGAGATAAACAAATTGCAGATCAAGGTTTACTAGAAAATTTACTACCTTATGTGGAAAACTCTAAATATATAAAGAGAATACTTTATCCGCATAATATAAAGCGCTTGCAAAATTATCCTTATTTACTATGGATAAAACCTGTCAGTTCAAAAGTACCAGTAGTAAGAAGTGATTGGTTTGAAAAAATGGAATCTTCGAAACAACTGATGGATAATCCTACTATAGACAATTATTATACTTTTTTACGTGAACTTAAAGAAAAAGATTTTGATGGGAAAGGTAATCCAGTTTATGGTGTGACAGTAGCTGGAAACATAATTGAATTGGATGAAGTGTTTGACCAAGCTTTTGGGAATACAGCCACATGGATAAAGGATAACTCAGGGAAGTATATTTATAAACGTGTATCACAGAATGAAAAGGAAAAACTGGCTTTTTATAGGAAGTTATACGAGGAAAAAATATTGGATCCTGAATATTTAACTAAACAGTGGGATACAAAAGAGCAAGCTTTTTATAGTAATACAGTGGGTATGATTATAGGTACTGCAGGGAAAGTTATAGATATTTATGAGGGCAAGATGAAAAAAGCTAATGGTGATAATGTGAGTCTTGTAGTTCTACCGCCAGCAAAAGGTAAGGCACAAGGATATTTACCTATTGATGTGAATAAAGAAACCAGAGGATTTGCTATATCAGCTTTATCAAAGTATAAAAATGAAGCATTTCAAGTGTTTGAATTTTTAGCTACCCCTAAAGGTCAGTTGCTTGATAGATTGGGATTTGAAAATGAACATTACATTATAAAAGATAATAAGATTTATTTAACTGAAAAGTCACAGGAGTGGTTTTCAAGATTTTGGGAACCGTTGGAGTTAAACGTAGGTATGGAAGTGGCTACTCCTCTATTAAGTAAGCCTGCTGAAGAATCGCTAAATTTGGCAAACAAGTATTATACGGAAGATGTAAATTTCTTAATTCCGGCAGATTTTACTGCTAAGTGGGACGCTATGGAAAACTTGTATAAAGAATTTTCTGCAGATATAATTACGGGTAAACGTTCGATAGATGACTTCGATGCGTTTGTTCAGGAATGGTATAAAGCTGGCGGGAATGAAGTTACTCAGTATGCCAATGAGGTATTGAAGTAA